A genome region from Sphingobium sp. CR2-8 includes the following:
- a CDS encoding DNA-3-methyladenine glycosylase family protein produces MVTTAEQLRASLDAIAALEPGFTAAIARAGYPAPRMRAPGYETLLRTIVGQQVSVASAAAVWRKLEAELGEGCAPDALVARDFDALRACGLSRQKQGYARSLAELILSGALDLHALPRDDEEAIAQLVRIKGIGRWSAEIYLLFAEGRPDVWPAGDLAVQIEIGRILGLSERPSEQLTRQIAEAWRPHRGAAAIMAWHHYNIEVI; encoded by the coding sequence ATGGTGACGACTGCGGAACAATTGCGCGCCAGCCTGGACGCCATCGCCGCGCTGGAGCCGGGCTTTACGGCCGCGATCGCCCGGGCAGGCTATCCCGCGCCGCGCATGCGCGCGCCGGGCTATGAGACGTTGCTGCGCACGATCGTGGGCCAGCAGGTCAGCGTCGCGTCCGCCGCCGCCGTGTGGCGCAAGCTGGAGGCCGAACTGGGCGAGGGTTGCGCGCCCGACGCACTGGTGGCGCGTGACTTCGATGCTTTGCGCGCCTGTGGCCTGTCCCGCCAGAAACAGGGCTATGCGCGCAGCCTGGCCGAACTGATCCTGTCGGGCGCGCTCGACCTGCATGCCCTGCCCCGGGATGATGAGGAAGCTATCGCGCAACTCGTGCGGATCAAAGGAATCGGGCGCTGGTCGGCAGAAATCTACCTGCTGTTCGCGGAGGGCCGACCGGATGTCTGGCCAGCGGGCGACCTGGCGGTACAGATCGAGATCGGCCGCATCCTGGGCCTGTCCGAACGGCCGAGCGAACAACTGACCCGGCAAATCGCCGAAGCCTGGCGCCCCCATCGGGGCGCAGCGGCCATCATGGCCTGGCACCATTATAATATCGAGGTAATTTGA
- a CDS encoding sensor histidine kinase, with translation MAETCELTTDRAALLALYDLDAGGFRSLDDITAFAARLCDVPIALVSIVENIRQRFLARTGLDADETPRDVSFCQHAMLKPDIFVVPDAAVDPGFADNALVTGPPHIRFYAGAPLVGADGEPLGALCVIDTVPRDDLTPLQRKGLTLLARQVMVELEGRRRDRDIIARQRMDAAAIAESDRMFRTLSDAMPQMVWSTLPDGYHDYYNARWYDYTGVQAGSTDGEGWNDMFHPDDQERAWSRWRNSLETGEPYEIEYRLRHHSGEYRWTLGRALPIRDGDGVIIRWIGTCTEIHEQKLMMEERELIAHELSHRIKNIFSVIAGLIGLSARQHPEIRDVADDLRDRILALGRAHDFVRPHSIDSASQLGGRQGRLWGILDQIFAPYRGESGSRITISGHDPLIDDRSATPLSLLFHELATNAAKYGALSTTDGTVHLDVSVEGDAIRIEWLEEGGPTIKPGGTDGFGTRLMTLSVERQLGGRIERDWRAGGLRLSLWIPSRSMSRLAGTA, from the coding sequence ATGGCTGAGACATGCGAGCTGACGACCGATCGGGCGGCGCTGCTGGCGCTCTACGATCTCGACGCCGGTGGCTTCCGCAGCCTGGACGATATCACGGCGTTTGCGGCGCGCCTGTGCGATGTGCCGATCGCGCTCGTCAGCATCGTGGAAAATATACGCCAGCGGTTCCTGGCGCGTACTGGTCTGGACGCGGACGAAACGCCACGCGACGTGTCCTTTTGCCAGCATGCCATGTTGAAGCCGGACATTTTCGTGGTGCCGGATGCGGCGGTCGATCCCGGTTTTGCGGATAATGCGCTTGTTACCGGGCCGCCGCATATTCGTTTCTACGCCGGCGCGCCGTTGGTGGGCGCGGATGGAGAGCCTCTCGGTGCGCTCTGCGTCATCGATACGGTCCCGCGCGACGATCTGACCCCGTTGCAGCGTAAGGGTCTGACCTTGCTTGCCCGGCAGGTGATGGTGGAGTTGGAAGGCCGCCGCCGCGACCGCGACATCATCGCACGGCAGCGTATGGACGCCGCCGCCATCGCCGAAAGCGACCGCATGTTCCGCACCTTGTCGGACGCGATGCCGCAGATGGTCTGGTCCACGCTGCCCGACGGCTATCATGATTATTATAATGCGCGCTGGTACGATTATACAGGCGTACAGGCGGGATCGACCGATGGGGAAGGGTGGAACGACATGTTCCATCCCGACGATCAGGAACGCGCCTGGTCGCGCTGGCGCAACAGCCTGGAAACCGGCGAGCCCTATGAGATCGAATATCGGCTGCGCCATCATAGCGGCGAATATCGCTGGACGCTGGGCCGCGCGCTGCCGATCCGGGACGGTGACGGCGTCATCATACGCTGGATCGGCACCTGCACCGAGATCCACGAACAGAAGCTGATGATGGAAGAGCGTGAGTTGATCGCGCACGAACTGTCGCACCGGATCAAGAATATCTTTTCCGTCATCGCCGGGCTGATCGGCCTGTCGGCGCGGCAGCATCCCGAAATTCGCGACGTGGCCGATGACCTGCGCGATCGTATTCTGGCGCTGGGTCGCGCGCATGATTTCGTCCGGCCGCACAGTATCGACTCCGCGTCGCAACTGGGCGGGCGGCAGGGCCGCTTGTGGGGCATATTGGACCAGATTTTCGCGCCCTATCGCGGCGAAAGCGGATCGCGGATCACGATATCAGGTCATGATCCGTTGATCGATGATCGGTCTGCAACGCCGCTGTCGCTGCTGTTCCATGAACTGGCGACCAACGCCGCCAAATATGGGGCGCTATCGACAACCGATGGCACGGTCCATCTGGATGTGTCGGTGGAAGGCGATGCCATCCGGATCGAATGGCTGGAAGAGGGCGGTCCGACGATCAAGCCCGGCGGTACCGACGGCTTTGGAACGCGGTTGATGACGCTCAGCGTCGAACGGCAATTGGGTGGACGGATCGAACGGGACTGGAGGGCAGGCGGGTTGCGCCTCAGCCTCTGGATTCCATCCCGTTCCATGAGTCGGCTGGCGGGAACGGCGTAA
- a CDS encoding 2Fe-2S iron-sulfur cluster-binding protein, which yields MPKLIVVNRSGEEQAVDGDNGLSVMEVIRDNGFDELLALCGGCCSCATCHIYVDPAFADRLPAMSEDENDLLDSSDHRNDASRLSCQVVLTDALDGLRITIAPED from the coding sequence ATGCCGAAACTGATAGTGGTCAACCGTTCGGGTGAAGAACAGGCCGTCGATGGCGATAATGGCCTGTCGGTCATGGAAGTCATTCGCGATAACGGATTCGACGAGTTACTGGCCTTGTGCGGCGGTTGCTGCTCCTGCGCGACATGCCATATATATGTCGATCCCGCCTTCGCCGACAGGCTGCCCGCGATGAGCGAGGACGAAAACGACCTGCTCGACAGCAGCGATCATCGCAACGACGCCAGCCGCCTGTCCTGCCAGGTGGTGCTGACCGATGCGCTGGACGGCCTGCGCATCACCATCGCACCGGAAGATTGA
- a CDS encoding GGDEF domain-containing protein, protein MHFYLATSFIFPRSLRLRLFTLCFVATHLPLLGYLALGLTTGRIQLAEFLLLTVATVIGTGIALLGIGALLNPIHALAQTLHNGEGGAVALPEVGDVINTLYAGVQRVASVTRERLDDLHQIAHEDPLTGIANRRGFLAHMAALPQDRRKGCVAIIDIDYFKRVNDLSGHEEGDRVLASFATRLSALVRRVDMVARWGGEEFAIFFQDCIEDEASWSLARIASRMRSDPIGQVHDRPISFSAGVCRWAGGDLEDALRRADDALYEAKQSGRDRVCRAAPILQEV, encoded by the coding sequence ATGCATTTCTACCTCGCCACATCCTTCATTTTTCCACGGTCGCTGCGCCTGCGGCTCTTTACCCTCTGTTTCGTCGCGACCCATCTGCCGTTGCTGGGCTATCTGGCCTTGGGCCTGACGACCGGGCGTATCCAACTGGCTGAATTCCTATTGCTGACGGTGGCCACGGTGATCGGCACCGGCATCGCCCTGCTGGGCATCGGCGCGCTGCTGAACCCAATCCATGCGCTGGCGCAGACGCTGCACAATGGCGAGGGCGGCGCCGTCGCGCTGCCCGAAGTGGGGGATGTCATCAATACCCTCTACGCCGGGGTGCAACGCGTCGCGAGCGTGACCCGCGAGCGGCTGGACGACCTGCATCAGATCGCCCACGAAGACCCGCTGACCGGCATCGCCAACCGGCGCGGCTTTCTGGCCCATATGGCCGCGCTGCCCCAGGACCGGCGCAAGGGCTGCGTCGCGATCATCGACATCGATTATTTCAAGCGGGTCAACGACCTGTCGGGTCATGAGGAAGGCGACCGGGTGCTGGCGTCCTTCGCCACCCGCCTGTCCGCGCTGGTGCGGCGCGTCGACATGGTTGCCCGCTGGGGCGGTGAGGAATTCGCCATCTTCTTCCAGGACTGCATAGAGGATGAGGCCAGCTGGTCGCTCGCGCGGATCGCCAGCCGGATGCGCAGCGATCCGATCGGTCAGGTGCATGACCGGCCGATCAGCTTTTCCGCCGGCGTTTGCCGCTGGGCCGGCGGCGACCTGGAGGATGCGTTGCGCCGCGCCGACGACGCGCTGTACGAGGCCAAGCAATCGGGTCGCGACCGCGTCTGCCGCGCCGCGCCGATCCTGCAGGAAGTATGA
- the rlmB gene encoding 23S rRNA (guanosine(2251)-2'-O)-methyltransferase RlmB produces the protein MKKGHRSAKPKGAFPRFYGRHAVIAALANPNRIVRKIWGTREALGALDLPPVLPIVYSDVADMGRMVPSDAPHQGIVAEVEPLDDVWLGDVLEQGQDDKRPILVLDQVTDPHNVGAILRSAAAFNALCIVTQDRHAPPELGVLARAASGALENVPWIRVVNLARALEEIAEAGYWRIGLDGDAGTTLGEAIGELRVALVLGAEGEGLRHNTIAHCDIIAKLPISPRMESLNVSNAAAIALYAATVR, from the coding sequence ATGAAAAAAGGTCATCGTTCCGCCAAGCCCAAGGGCGCCTTCCCCCGCTTCTATGGCCGCCACGCCGTCATAGCGGCGCTCGCCAATCCCAACCGCATCGTGCGCAAGATATGGGGCACGCGCGAAGCGCTGGGTGCGCTCGATCTGCCGCCGGTGCTGCCGATCGTCTATTCCGACGTCGCCGACATGGGCCGGATGGTCCCGTCCGACGCGCCGCACCAGGGCATCGTCGCGGAAGTCGAGCCGCTGGACGATGTCTGGCTGGGCGATGTTCTGGAGCAGGGACAGGACGACAAGCGCCCCATATTGGTGCTGGACCAGGTGACCGACCCGCATAATGTCGGCGCGATCCTGCGCTCCGCAGCAGCCTTCAACGCGCTGTGCATCGTCACGCAGGACCGGCACGCCCCGCCCGAATTGGGCGTGCTGGCGCGCGCGGCATCAGGCGCGCTGGAGAATGTGCCCTGGATCCGCGTGGTGAACCTGGCGCGCGCGCTGGAGGAAATTGCCGAGGCGGGTTATTGGCGCATCGGCCTGGACGGCGACGCCGGCACTACGCTGGGCGAGGCGATCGGCGAATTGCGCGTCGCGCTGGTGCTGGGCGCGGAGGGCGAAGGGCTGCGCCACAATACGATCGCCCATTGCGATATCATCGCCAAGCTGCCGATCAGCCCGCGCATGGAAAGCCTGAACGTGTCCAATGCGGCGGCGATCGCCCTCTACGCCGCGACGGTGCGCTGA
- a CDS encoding response regulator → MRKKVLIVEDEIFVALEIEQIVEDAGFAVGAIAADREGALASADDCDIALIDLNLRDGPTGPQIGVELAARHGIRVIYVTANPAQIGDASVAALGVITKPFRAQSISAALRLAASEQPVLDDVEIVGFTPFPPADSWNGMESRG, encoded by the coding sequence ATGCGCAAGAAGGTTCTGATTGTCGAGGACGAGATATTCGTCGCGCTGGAGATCGAACAGATCGTTGAGGATGCCGGTTTTGCGGTAGGCGCGATTGCGGCTGATCGGGAAGGCGCGCTGGCCAGCGCCGACGATTGCGACATAGCGCTGATCGATCTGAACCTGCGCGACGGGCCGACCGGCCCGCAGATCGGCGTGGAACTGGCGGCCCGCCACGGTATCCGCGTTATCTATGTCACCGCCAATCCCGCACAGATTGGGGACGCTTCGGTCGCAGCGCTGGGCGTGATCACCAAACCCTTCCGCGCGCAGAGTATTTCCGCTGCATTGCGCCTGGCTGCGTCCGAGCAGCCGGTGCTGGACGATGTGGAAATCGTCGGCTTTACGCCGTTCCCGCCAGCCGACTCATGGAACGGGATGGAATCCAGAGGCTGA
- a CDS encoding HNH endonuclease, with translation MYHPDLIRHPENCPALVLNADYTPLSYYPLSLWPWQTAIKAVFLDRVDIIASYERHVHSPSVDMRIPSVIALKQYVRPSEHPAFTRFNLFLRDKFSCQYCGTTNDLTFDHVVPRRAGGRTTWENVATACSPCNLKKGGRTPKEAGMSLYVQPIRPTSWHLQEHGRAFPPGYLHESWHDWLYWDVELLA, from the coding sequence ATGTACCATCCCGACCTCATACGGCACCCGGAAAACTGCCCGGCGCTCGTTCTGAATGCGGATTATACCCCGCTCAGCTATTATCCGCTCAGTCTGTGGCCCTGGCAGACTGCGATCAAGGCGGTGTTTCTGGACCGGGTGGACATCATCGCCAGCTATGAGCGGCATGTGCACAGCCCCAGCGTGGACATGCGCATTCCGTCGGTCATCGCGCTCAAACAATATGTTCGCCCGTCCGAACATCCCGCCTTCACCCGTTTCAACCTGTTCCTGCGCGACAAATTTTCCTGCCAATATTGCGGGACGACGAACGACCTGACCTTCGACCATGTCGTGCCGCGCCGCGCGGGCGGGCGCACCACCTGGGAAAATGTCGCGACCGCCTGTTCGCCCTGCAACCTCAAAAAGGGCGGCCGGACGCCCAAGGAAGCGGGCATGAGCCTGTATGTCCAGCCGATCCGCCCCACCAGCTGGCATTTGCAGGAACATGGCCGCGCCTTTCCGCCGGGCTATCTGCACGAAAGCTGGCATGACTGGCTCTATTGGGATGTCGAGCTGCTGGCGTGA
- the murA gene encoding UDP-N-acetylglucosamine 1-carboxyvinyltransferase, with protein MDRIHIRGGNALNGRLPISGAKNAALTLLPCALLTDEPVTLRNLPRLADVDSFGHLLNQLGVSTMIEGARPEDFGRVMTMRAGRVTSTEAPYDIVRKMRASILVLGPLLARAGEARVSLPGGCAIGNRPIDLHLKALEAFGAIIEIAAGYVRASLPDGGLPGGIYTFPVVSVGATENALMAAVLAKGTCILENAAREPEIVDLCNLLVAMGADIEGIGGDKLVIHGRDRLHGATYRVMPDRIEAGSYACAAAITGGDIDLIGANAEDMHAILAALRDAGVQVDPHKDGIRIASDGKLKPLTVSTAPFPAFPTDMQAQFMAMLTKADGASVLTETIFENRYMHVPELARMGADIAVNGRTAVVRGVDKLVGAPVMATDLRASMSLILAGLAAEGETQVNRVYHLDRGYERLEEKLSAVGADIERVSDG; from the coding sequence ATGGACCGCATTCACATTCGCGGCGGCAACGCGCTCAACGGCCGCCTTCCCATCTCCGGCGCAAAGAACGCCGCCCTGACGCTGCTGCCCTGCGCGCTGCTGACCGACGAGCCGGTGACGCTGCGCAACCTGCCGCGCCTGGCCGACGTCGACAGTTTCGGTCATCTGCTGAACCAGCTGGGCGTATCGACCATGATAGAGGGCGCGCGGCCGGAGGATTTCGGTCGCGTCATGACGATGCGGGCGGGCCGCGTCACCTCGACCGAAGCGCCCTACGACATCGTGCGCAAGATGCGCGCATCGATCCTGGTGCTGGGGCCGCTGCTCGCCCGCGCGGGCGAAGCGCGGGTGTCGCTGCCGGGCGGCTGCGCGATCGGCAACCGCCCGATCGACCTGCACCTGAAAGCGCTTGAGGCCTTTGGCGCGATCATCGAGATCGCGGCCGGCTATGTCCGCGCCAGCCTGCCCGATGGCGGCCTGCCTGGCGGCATCTACACCTTCCCCGTCGTGTCGGTCGGCGCGACCGAAAATGCGCTGATGGCCGCCGTCCTGGCGAAGGGCACCTGTATCCTCGAAAATGCGGCGCGTGAGCCGGAAATCGTGGACCTGTGCAACCTACTGGTCGCCATGGGTGCGGACATAGAGGGTATAGGCGGCGACAAGCTGGTCATCCACGGCCGCGACCGGCTGCACGGCGCGACCTATCGCGTGATGCCCGACCGGATCGAAGCGGGCAGCTATGCCTGCGCCGCCGCCATCACCGGGGGTGACATCGACCTGATCGGCGCCAATGCCGAAGACATGCACGCCATCCTGGCCGCGCTGCGCGATGCGGGCGTGCAGGTCGATCCGCACAAGGACGGCATCCGCATCGCATCCGATGGCAAGCTCAAGCCGCTGACCGTGTCGACTGCGCCTTTCCCAGCCTTCCCGACCGATATGCAGGCGCAGTTCATGGCGATGCTGACGAAGGCGGATGGCGCATCGGTCCTGACCGAGACGATCTTCGAAAATCGCTACATGCATGTTCCCGAACTGGCCCGCATGGGCGCGGACATCGCGGTCAACGGCCGCACCGCGGTCGTGCGCGGCGTCGACAAGCTGGTCGGCGCGCCGGTGATGGCGACCGACCTGCGCGCGTCGATGAGCCTGATCCTCGCTGGCCTTGCGGCCGAAGGCGAAACCCAGGTCAACCGGGTCTATCATCTCGATCGCGGCTATGAACGGCTGGAAGAAAAGCTGTCCGCCGTGGGCGCCGACATCGAGCGGGTCAGCGATGGCTGA
- a CDS encoding DUF2188 domain-containing protein produces the protein MPLPHARYIVLQHEGVWKINLDNKYYGPFATQALAVDSATGTARKASEAGYPASVLVMEGTKFDTIWTSVEA, from the coding sequence ATGCCCCTGCCCCATGCCCGCTACATCGTCCTCCAGCATGAGGGCGTCTGGAAGATCAATCTGGACAATAAATATTATGGCCCCTTCGCGACCCAGGCACTGGCGGTAGACAGCGCCACGGGCACCGCGCGCAAGGCGAGCGAGGCCGGCTATCCTGCGTCCGTATTGGTGATGGAGGGGACCAAATTCGACACGATATGGACCAGCGTCGAGGCGTGA
- a CDS encoding Crp/Fnr family transcriptional regulator, with protein MVATSCFAERLAQHVPLSDAEKKALARLEENPRKIKRGAMIQRVNDTVTELFVLREGRVMSFVILPDGSRQILRVYFPGDFIGSASTIYSKAPESLVALSDAIVCPFDKHALRRLLEEHPRVAALLFLLSNAERVALTDRLAALGRTSAKARVASFLLDMFDRLRVTDDSITDSFDLKLTQEEIGDSIGLTSVHVNRMIRQMEQEGLISRSNGRIILNDMARLEEIGHYTNRHKDMDLDWLPVG; from the coding sequence TTGGTGGCGACAAGTTGTTTCGCGGAAAGGCTGGCACAACATGTGCCCCTGTCCGACGCGGAAAAAAAGGCGTTGGCCCGACTTGAGGAAAATCCGCGCAAGATAAAGCGCGGCGCGATGATCCAGCGGGTCAACGACACGGTGACGGAATTATTCGTGCTGCGCGAAGGCCGTGTGATGAGCTTCGTCATCCTGCCCGATGGCAGCCGACAGATATTGCGCGTCTATTTTCCCGGTGATTTCATCGGGTCGGCCAGCACCATCTACAGCAAGGCGCCCGAATCGCTGGTCGCGCTGTCAGACGCGATCGTCTGCCCGTTCGACAAACATGCGCTGCGCCGGTTGCTGGAGGAGCATCCCCGCGTCGCCGCGCTGTTGTTTCTGCTCTCCAATGCGGAACGGGTGGCGCTGACCGACCGGCTCGCCGCGCTGGGCCGCACATCGGCCAAGGCGCGGGTCGCGTCCTTCCTTCTCGACATGTTCGACCGGCTGCGCGTGACCGACGACAGCATCACCGACAGTTTCGACCTGAAGCTGACGCAGGAGGAGATTGGCGATTCGATCGGCCTGACGTCGGTTCATGTGAACCGGATGATCCGGCAGATGGAGCAGGAAGGGCTGATCAGCCGCTCCAACGGGCGCATCATCCTGAACGACATGGCGCGGTTGGAAGAGATCGGCCATTATACCAATCGGCACAAGGACATGGACCTGGACTGGTTGCCGGTCGGCTGA
- a CDS encoding twin transmembrane helix small protein, producing the protein MNTILVIALILAMAATLFALIRGIVAFLQTTKEELNLPEGAVRPSSVKQNKMMLNRVLFQAAAVIIVAILLLSKGH; encoded by the coding sequence ATGAACACCATCCTCGTCATCGCCCTGATCCTTGCCATGGCTGCGACGCTGTTCGCGCTGATCCGGGGCATCGTCGCCTTCCTCCAGACCACCAAGGAAGAGCTGAACCTGCCCGAAGGCGCGGTGCGGCCGTCGAGCGTCAAGCAGAACAAGATGATGCTGAACCGCGTGCTGTTCCAGGCGGCGGCGGTCATCATCGTGGCGATATTGCTGCTGTCCAAGGGGCACTGA
- the gluQRS gene encoding tRNA glutamyl-Q(34) synthetase GluQRS produces the protein MTHLAKPQHMVTRFAPSPTGLLHVGHGWSALMGHDMARAAGGAFRLRIEDIDGTRSRAEHVAGILADLAWLGVAWDGEVVFQSQRLDRYDAALERLRGQGLLYPCFCTRADIQASLTAPHGPEGPVYPGTCRGLSDAERTRRIAAGEAHAWRIDMAQAVARMGVPAWRALPFQAPDGMETTLQIATPLAHGDVVLARKDAPASYHLSCTLDDAAMGVSHVLRGSDLRGATDVHRLIQALLDLPSPTYVHHPLLIGADGRRLAKRDGSIALADLRAQGMDPAMLAADLRAGRFPFGITAANA, from the coding sequence ATGACTCATCTTGCCAAACCACAGCATATGGTGACCCGCTTCGCCCCCAGCCCCACCGGGTTGCTGCATGTCGGTCATGGCTGGTCGGCGTTGATGGGACATGACATGGCGCGCGCGGCCGGCGGCGCGTTCCGGCTGCGGATCGAGGATATAGACGGCACGCGGAGTCGCGCAGAGCATGTCGCGGGCATACTGGCCGATCTGGCCTGGCTGGGCGTCGCATGGGATGGCGAGGTCGTCTTCCAGTCGCAGCGGCTGGACCGATATGATGCGGCGCTTGAACGGCTGCGGGGACAAGGGCTGCTCTATCCCTGTTTCTGCACCCGCGCCGATATCCAGGCCAGCCTGACCGCGCCGCACGGGCCGGAAGGGCCGGTCTATCCAGGCACCTGCCGGGGCCTGAGCGACGCAGAGCGTACACGCCGGATCGCCGCGGGCGAAGCGCATGCCTGGCGGATCGATATGGCCCAAGCTGTAGCGCGGATGGGGGTGCCGGCTTGGCGCGCGCTCCCGTTCCAGGCGCCGGATGGCATGGAAACCACCTTGCAAATCGCCACCCCCCTCGCCCATGGCGATGTCGTGCTCGCGCGCAAGGATGCGCCCGCCAGCTATCATCTGTCCTGCACGCTGGACGATGCGGCGATGGGCGTGAGCCATGTGCTGCGGGGCAGCGACCTGCGCGGGGCGACCGATGTCCACCGGCTGATACAGGCGCTGCTGGATCTGCCCAGCCCGACCTACGTCCATCACCCGCTGCTGATCGGGGCGGACGGCAGACGTCTTGCCAAGCGCGACGGGTCGATCGCGCTGGCCGATCTGCGGGCGCAGGGCATGGACCCGGCGATGCTGGCCGCCGACCTGCGGGCGGGACGCTTTCCATTTGGCATCACGGCTGCAAACGCCTAG
- a CDS encoding cob(I)yrinic acid a,c-diamide adenosyltransferase: MVKLNKIYTRTGDNGTTGLADGSRLPKYAPRMQAVGDVDEANSAIGLAIVAMADCPEAAWLTVIQNDLFDLGADLATPIPEGEDVPWALRIVASQVARLEQQIDAMNADLAPLDSFILPGGSPAAAAVHLARAITRRAERSATAAAAEVALNPQALVYLNRLSDLLFVLARRLNGNGAADVKWVPGASR, translated from the coding sequence ATGGTCAAGCTGAACAAGATCTACACGCGCACCGGCGACAATGGGACGACAGGCCTGGCCGACGGATCGCGCCTGCCCAAATATGCGCCACGCATGCAGGCCGTGGGCGATGTCGATGAAGCGAACAGCGCCATCGGCCTGGCGATCGTCGCAATGGCTGACTGCCCGGAAGCCGCCTGGCTGACCGTCATCCAGAACGACCTGTTCGATCTGGGTGCAGACCTGGCGACGCCCATTCCGGAGGGAGAGGACGTGCCCTGGGCGCTGCGCATCGTGGCAAGCCAGGTGGCGCGACTGGAGCAGCAGATCGATGCGATGAACGCCGATCTTGCCCCACTCGACAGTTTCATCCTGCCCGGCGGATCGCCCGCCGCCGCCGCTGTCCATCTCGCCCGCGCGATCACGCGCCGGGCCGAGCGCAGCGCGACCGCTGCCGCTGCGGAGGTTGCGCTCAATCCCCAGGCGCTCGTCTATCTCAACCGGCTTTCGGACCTGTTGTTCGTATTGGCGCGCCGGTTGAACGGCAATGGCGCGGCCGACGTGAAATGGGTGCCCGGCGCGTCGCGCTGA
- the egtB gene encoding ergothioneine biosynthesis protein EgtB, whose amino-acid sequence MAKSWTDARQDDLEDRYRTVRGLTDALAAPLSDADATVQSMADASPAKWHLAHTSWFFETFVLRDHVQGYRPFDPRYAFLFNSYYEAEGARHARPLRGMLTRPSLDDIRAYRAHVDAALTAALGMLPQAARALVTLGLHHEQQHQELLLTDLLHLFSLNPLEPALFGAPSAAPVALPGPLHWIEGREGLVEIGEDGRNAFAFDCEGPRHKVVLRPHALAHRPVTNGEWIAFIEDGGYRNAAHWLSDGWAWVQGEGIDAPAYWKQGEQGWTRFGLDGRQPVNPAAPVTHISLYEADAYASWANARLPTEAEWESAAQNLPAGTGNLLDDAACPRPRPADAVSTLTQMFGDVWEWTGSAYRPHPGFRAAPGAVGEYNGKFMSGQFVLKGASCATPRGHTRASYRNFFYPHQRWQFTGLRLAKDL is encoded by the coding sequence ATGGCCAAAAGCTGGACGGATGCCCGTCAGGACGATCTGGAAGACCGCTACAGGACCGTGCGCGGGCTGACCGATGCGCTGGCCGCGCCCCTGTCGGACGCGGACGCGACGGTCCAGTCTATGGCCGATGCGTCCCCTGCGAAATGGCATTTGGCCCATACGAGCTGGTTTTTCGAGACTTTCGTTCTGCGCGATCACGTTCAGGGATATCGGCCGTTCGATCCGCGCTACGCCTTCCTGTTCAACAGCTATTATGAGGCGGAGGGCGCGCGCCATGCCCGGCCGCTGCGGGGCATGCTCACCCGGCCCTCGCTCGATGACATCCGGGCCTACCGCGCGCATGTCGATGCTGCGCTGACTGCCGCACTGGGCATGCTGCCGCAGGCGGCGCGCGCACTGGTGACGCTGGGGCTGCATCATGAGCAGCAGCATCAGGAATTGCTGCTGACCGACCTGCTCCACCTATTCTCGCTCAATCCGCTGGAGCCTGCGCTGTTCGGGGCGCCCAGCGCTGCTCCGGTGGCCCTGCCCGGCCCGCTCCACTGGATCGAGGGGCGCGAAGGATTGGTGGAGATCGGCGAGGATGGGCGGAATGCCTTCGCCTTCGATTGCGAAGGGCCACGGCACAAGGTCGTGCTGCGTCCTCATGCTCTGGCGCATCGACCGGTGACGAATGGCGAATGGATCGCCTTTATCGAGGATGGTGGCTACCGTAACGCCGCGCATTGGCTGTCGGACGGATGGGCCTGGGTGCAGGGCGAAGGGATCGACGCCCCAGCTTATTGGAAACAGGGCGAGCAGGGCTGGACCCGCTTCGGCCTGGACGGGCGCCAGCCAGTCAACCCGGCTGCGCCCGTCACGCATATCAGCCTGTATGAAGCCGACGCCTATGCGAGTTGGGCCAACGCGCGCCTGCCGACCGAGGCCGAATGGGAAAGCGCGGCGCAGAATCTCCCGGCGGGCACCGGCAATCTGCTCGACGATGCGGCCTGCCCGCGTCCGCGCCCGGCCGATGCGGTATCCACGCTGACGCAGATGTTCGGCGACGTGTGGGAATGGACCGGCAGCGCCTATCGCCCTCACCCCGGTTTTCGCGCCGCACCGGGCGCGGTTGGAGAATATAATGGCAAGTTCATGTCGGGGCAGTTCGTGCTGAAGGGCGCAAGCTGCGCCACCCCGCGCGGCCATACGCGCGCGAGCTACCGCAATTTCTTCTATCCCCATCAACGCTGGCAGTTCACCGGGCTGCGGCTGGCAAAGGATTTGTGA